The region CTTTTGTCCATCCTCAATATATAACTTGGCTCTAATGAGTGACTTGTAACCCTCTTCATACTCACTCTCTTCTAATACTGAGTTAACTCTTTCATCTTCAATCAACTCTAAGGCTTTCTCAATCCCGTGCTCGTTAGCAATACTATAAATATACGGCCCGAACATATAAAAAGGAATTTCCTCTTGCCTTGCCACAATTAAATCTTCATAGATCGAAATCACATTCGTATAAGATTCATTGACATACTCATTAATAACTAAACTACTAATGCCACAACTTAGTAAGTCTTCATAGCCATAAGTTTGAGCCAGTGTGATAGCTTTTAGGGCATACTGATTCGATAAATCTATCTGTAAAGTTCCTAAATAAAGATTCTTTAAGATTAAGCAACTCATAATATTTTGATAAACATCTGAACTAAGTTCTATAGACTCTTGTAATAATTGGACTGCTTGATCAGTATTCACAAGTAGATTAATGTAATCTTTAGCTCGCATCTGATAAATCAGCGATAACAACTGATCATTCTCACTCTCAATAGCAAAAGATTTAGCGTATTCAAAATACTCATCTGATTTAGGATTATTCTCAAGATATAAATAATTTTTAGAAATCCCCATCAATACGATTGCTTCTACTTCTTCAGGTTGATTTTTTCCAATAGATAATTCCTTTACAAAGTAATTATTTGATTCTTCATACTCTCCTTGATAAAAGTTCACATATGCTAGATAAGAATAAGCTTTTTTTAATTCATTCCGATTTTTACTGTCATCGAGCCTCTCAATGACCTCTTTCTCATAGCTTACTAACACATCTGGGGTTAGACTCATGAGCTGATGATCTAAATTCTCAATAAACTCACTTAACTCTAACGATTCTGTTGTTTCCTTATGATGAATACCGATTCCAACGAGTGTTCCCAAAAGGAGAAGGACGAATAAAATCCTCTGCAAAATGATCCACCTCAATATATAAATTTTAGACAACCATCCCCTGTTGTCTACGTCTCTTAGCTTCTAAAAAGTTAGCACTAAATAAATAGGTCTTTTAAAATTGTAAGTTATGATTTAAAAGATAGTTTATCAAAATAAACACCTAAAATGTAACTCCCTACTCTGCTACAATAAATTATATTCCCCACCATCATATCACCATAAAAAAAAACAAAACAACAATTCACGTAATAATGTCATAAAAACCGACAAAAAAGAATGTATTATTTCAATTAAGATATAACGCTTTCCCAACATATATCATATTAGGATTAGTGATCCCATTCAACTTCACTAATTCGGAAACCGTTGTACCATATTTAGTCGCAATCGCCCACAACGTATCCCCTGCTTTCACTGTATATTCAGTCGCTTCAACTCCACTCAATTCACCTGGCATTTGTAATACTTCCCCGACATAAATCACATTAGGATTACTAATATCATTCAATTTCACTAATTCAGAAACCGTTGTACCATATTTAGCCGCAATCGCCCACAACGTATCCCCTGCTTTCACTGTATATTCAGTCGCTTCAACTCCACTCGATTCACCTGAAATTTGTAATACTTCCCCGACATAAATCACATTAGGATTACTAATATCATTCAATTTCACTAATTCAGAAACCGTCGTACCGTATTTATTCGCAATCCCCCACAACGTATCCCCTGCTTTCACTGTATATTCAGTCGCTTCAACTCCACTCGATTCACCTGGCATTTGTAATACTTCTCCGACATAAATCACATTAGGATTACTAATATCATTCAACTTTACCAATTCAGAAACCGTCGTACCGTATTTATTCGCAATCGCCCACAACGTATCCCCTGCTTTCACCACATAATCAACCGTCGTCTGTGGTTGAGACGGAATCTCAGGTTTTGAAACCTCAACTGAAGATAAGAAAATACCATCCGTAAAATAATCTAAATCAACTGAATTCGTTTCAATCCCATTAACTTCTCCTGCATCACTATATTGAAAACCAACCCAGTTGGACCATTTTCCATTATCCTGTGGCTCAGATCCCCCGTAATCTGCTACCCATAGTGGATAGCTGGCTATCTCATCATTCCAAATGTTAATCGCATTATAACTATCACTATATACGACGACCTCTTTCCCACTCAAAGCTTCAACCTCTTGAATAAACGCTAATCCAACCTCATTAATCTCCTCATTATTCAACAATCCAAACGACTCAAAATCCATCGCTAACCGGCAATCATATGAATAATCTTCAACAAGTGACACAAAAAAAGACGCCTGATTCTTTGCTTCCTCCACACTCATCGCTGTCACATAATGATAAAAACCAACTTTTAACCCTGCTTCATTCGCCTTCTTGGCATTTGCCTCAAACTGCTGATCCACATAATCAAAACCCTCACTACTTCGAATATACACCACCTCAACCCCAGATTCCTTAACTGCCTCAAAATCAATATCACCTTGCCACTCACTCACATCAATTCCATTATATTTCAAATCACTAGACGGAGACAAAGCTAATGCCTTTATATCAGAGCCTAAGATAACACTCACCATCACCACAATAGATACCATCCACTTTTTCAACTAAAAACACTCCTTTCAATGATTAAATAGATACTATAACTTATGACAACAACAAAAAAACGGTCCTGCTTACGCAGAACCGCTATCTTAAATAACGCATTTAAATGTTTGTTGAGTGACCGCTAACTGTTCTCTTGCCAAGAAATTAACCATCTTCACATCATTTATTAACTCATGTAATTGAATATATGATAAGAAATATTTTTTTCCCCAAGCGCGCACTGCCGTAAACAACTCGTGACCATAATAATTTAAATCAAGCTCAGGCACAATATAAAAGGACATCAAATCCAAATACTTATACTTCACGCTTCCGGGAACCGAATACGTCTCCTTAATTTCAACTAAAGCCATTCCCTTAATCTCGTTATCAACCTCTAATAAAATATAATCTCGATAACGAGTTTTAATATTTTCCTCAATCCATTCCTCATCCATACTTTTTCCTTGATAATTCGTTGGTTGTAAACTGTGACGATGACGATTTAAGGCAAAATGCAGATTATGTAAAGTTTCTACATCTTCAAGCGTTGCCATTCTAATATTCATATTTCATTCCTCCTACTTCATTCAAGGTATTACTAACCTATGAACGATAAGTAATCAAATATGAACGAATCGACAAAAGCTCTTAAATAAACTGTCCCTCTTTCAAAATAAAAATCCAAATAAACATCGTGAGGACCGAAAACATCGAGCCAAACACAACAAGTTGTCCTGCCAAATCTGCATCGCCATCCATTTGCTTCGCCATACTAAACGACGAAACCGCCGGAGGAGATCCAAAAATCGCAAGTAAGATTGCTAAACTCGTCCCTTTAAGATCAAACATAATCGCCAGGGGTAAAAAGATAACAGGTGCTAACACCAATTTTCCAAGTAATCCAATGCACAAGTTTCTTAAATTGCCTCGAACGCTCGAAAACGTAAATGATGCTCCTAAAATAACGAGTGCCAATGGCGTTGTCACCTTTGATAAATCGCTAATTGTTTTCTCAATAGCCGATGTTAACTTAATGCCTATAGCCAAAAATAACAGACCGAGTAGCGACCCGATAATTAATGGATTCGTGACAATTCCTCTTAGAATTTTCCTCACATGGATGCGACTTCCACGAAATGTTTCGAGGGTGATGACCGCTAAAATATTAAATAACGGCACAATAACTGCAACTAATAAAGCAGCTGCTCCTGTCGATTCAGCCCCACATAAAGAGGTAGCAATTGGAATCCCAAAAATCACAAAATTACTTCGAAAAATAGCCTGAATCAAAACACCACGCTTAGGATTTTCTTTCTCAATTAAACAAATAATGCCCCAAGTGATTAAGAAAATAAGTATCACACTGAAAATCGCAAACAACATGAGTTTTAAATTAAAAACTCCTGCGATGTCTGTTTGATACACATTAATAAATAATAACAATGGTAAAAATACTTTGAAAACTACCGTATTCATTCCATTAATCGTATGTGTGTCCCAAATCTTTAAAACCTTTAATACATATCCTAGTACAATCATTAAAAACAGTGGTAGCACTACGTTTAATGATAAAATTAAATTCTCCATACGTCTCCCCTACAAACTCCCTTTAGTTTGAGTACTCTCCTTTTAATGTGAAGCAATCTAAAATATGACCGTCCATCGCACGATAAAGCTCGTTCATATAAAATCCTGGTTTCAAATCAAGTAATGTATCTAATGCATAAACATGTGTCTCATAAAGATGAGGGGCATTGGGTGGAGCCATTCCTCCATAGTAACTAGAGGCTTCAATACTTTGATTATCTCCTTGAATGCTAATCCAACTATTGACACCTTGAATAAAATCAGTAGCTGTTTGAGATTCACCTGCTAATAACTCATCGCGCGTTAAGTTAGCGACTAACCAATGAATCCATGAAAAACCACAAACTGGAACTGCGTCTTTATCTTCCATCACAATGGCAAAAGACTTCGTACCTTGTGGTGCATCTTCAATTTTTAACGGTAACGAATATAAAGGCATCTCATTCTCATTAAATTGAGTCCCTTTTGCTCCATACTCATCGGCAATGATTCCATCAATAATACCTGTACTTGTCACTTTCATTTAATCATCTCCTTTTAAATACATTATAACGTTTTCCACATCAAAAAAATAGGGAGATTCCCAATCATTGTATTAGGATTCTCTCTATTTTTATCTGAACACCCACTTTTTATGCGATTAAACTAAAGGACGAACATAACGCTCGTCCTTTTTTATCTTAAAGTTGTTTGATACCCCGTATAAATCATGCCCACTAACAAAATAAGACAGGCTAAAATAATTAAATATGTCATCCGATCCGGGCGATATGCACGCTGTTCTTTGACTGCCTTTTTCACACGATTTTGTTCTAAAAATAGGCCTACCATATTTAAAAAGATATACGGTAAAATAAACAAAACTAATTGACCTGCTTCTACTGTATTGTTACTAATATTGAAAGCTAATTGAGTCACGATTGTTGCAATCACCATAATCATAATCGAACTGACAAATACAAGGACAATCCACATCCCAACTCGTGCTTCTTCTTGTTCAGATGGCTCTACGAATATCTCTTGACGATATTTAACATTAATCAATAAAATTCCACCGATAAATTGAATCATAAAGACAACGATTAACAACATAAAAAGCCAAGAAATCTCTAACTGCATCAAACTTAGGATGATATAAATCAAACTGTAACTAAGCGTCGTAAAGAGACAATAAAACTCAGTGATATACGCCATTTTTTTTAAACTTGAATCATGATAATGAACTCGTTTATCGTATCCGGCCACTAAGGTATAATCACCTGTTTTAATGCCATGTGTAAACACAAAATAAATGCTAGTTGCCATCATTAAAAAAGTTAACAAGATGATGAGAATACCAGAAACTTCATACCTTGGACTAAGTACAACAAAGACGAAATAACCAATCAAAGAAAACAGCTGTGTTAAGTACATCCACTTCATAGGCTTTAAATTTAACTCAACGGGTTCTTCTTTAATATCTGACTTTATGCCCATTAATCCATCTAAATCTGTTTCAAAGATAGCCGCTAACTTCATCAACATCTCAAGATCAGGCTGCGTCATACCTCGCTCCCAATTTGAAATGGCCTGCCTCGTCACACATAGTTGGTTTGCCAACTCTTCTTGAGACATTCCCCTACGTTTTCTTAATGTTGCAATCTGAGTTCCTAACTGATGATGCTCCATTTCTCCATCTCCTCTTTGTCTCTATCTGATGATATCTTACTAAATTCTACATCAGTATGCTACTTTTTATGCGCTGCAGTCACGCAATAATCTGTTGCCTCTCTCCTTTGTGCATTTAATAAAGTGTCAGGCTTTAAAAGTGGATGATCCCACTAAGCCCACCCCATCAAATGAAGATGGCTAATATAACAATCTTCGATTGTTCTTCTTAGCATGGGGGCTGCACCCCTTTTCCTAGGAAATATTTTGAGATATTTTGTTGGTGTGATGTTGAAAAACAGTGGATGAAAAAGAGAAATTGTCATAGTTAGATAAAATATGTTAGTTAGTTATGAGTTTTGATTTAATGTGTCTTTTTGACTGTTTTTATTGTAGATAAAAATAAAAGACAAATCGATGTGATTTGCCTTTTTAAAAGAAATGAGACCCTATATTTAGAATCAAATAAAATAAACTATATGCACTAATTAAACCAATCAAAAGCCTTCGTGATAATCCACTATCCATCCGAATCAACCCCTCATCATTTCATTATACGGATAAATTAAACGGAATATGTCAAAATTATAGATTAACTTAATAAAATGACGTTATTTTTTAAACAAGATGATTTAAAGGTCCACGACCATGCCCTAAATCAAGATTAGCCTTTAACGCTTTAGTAATATACAACTTCGCATTTTTTACACTCGTTTGAACATCATAGCCTAATGCTAAATTACTCGTAATCGCAGAAGAAAGTGTACATCCCGTTCCATGTGTATTAGGATTTTCAATCTGCTCTCCTAAAAACCATGTCACTTCTCCATCAACGTACAATAAATCATCTGCACAATCATCCAAATGACCACCTTTAATTAAGATATGTCCTTTATAAAAGGATGCAATCTTTTTAGCGGCTAAAACCATTTCTTCTTTTGACTGAATGTTAAATCCACATAAACACTCAGCTTCTTGTAAATTTGGCGTAATCATTGTAGCCAGTGGCATCAATTTTTTAATTAAGACGCTCATTGCTTCTTCATTTAATAAGCGACTTCCACTCGTAGAAACCATCACAGGATCAAGAACAATAGAAACAGCTGGATACTCCATTAACTTTTCGACAATTGCTTCAATAATAACTGAAGATGAAACCATTCCAATCTTTACACTATCCGGTACAATATCCGTAAAAATAGCATCCAATTGAGCACGTACCATCTCAGGGCTCACTTCTTCAACCATTGTAACTCCTAATGTATTTTGCGCTGTTAATGCCGTAATCGCACTCATTCCATAAACACCGTGTGCGCAAAACGTCTTTAAATCCGCTTGAATTCCAGCACCTCCACTACAATCTGATCCCGCAATACTTAACACTTTTTTCATAATACCCAATCCCTTTTTAAGTTTTTTGCAGCTTGCGTTATATCATCTGACGCTAAAATAGCTGATACGACTGCGACTCCACAAATTCCGCTACCAGTTAACTCGTCCACATTATCTTCATCAATTCCCCCAATCGCAACGACTGGAAGATTCACAGCCTCGCAAATTTCTTTTAATACCTGTAGGGGAACATGTTTCGCATCCTTTTTGGTGTCAGTAGAAAATACAGCACCAACACCTAAGTAATCCGCACCTTGTCTTTTGGCAATTTGAGCTTGTTCAACAGTTTGAACTGATACTCCAAGTATTTTTTCTTCACCTACTAACTTTCTAACTTCATCCGCAGGTAAATCATCTTGGCCAATATGGATTCCATCTGCATCAGACTGAATCGCCACCCAAACGTTATCGTTAATCATAAAAGGAACTTTATACGTTGTAGTCAATTCCTTTAACTCTAAAGCTTTTAATAAAAACTCTTCATCGCTTAAATTCTTTTCTCTTAATTGAACCATGGTCACACCACCTTTAAGTCCTGCTTCAACTTGTTCAACTAATGATTGATCTTTAGTCCAATGTCGGTCAGTCACTAAATATAGACTTAAATCTTGCTTATTTAGTTTCAATCTTCATTCCTCCTTCAAGAATGGTTTCATTTAATGTGCTCATTGCATCAATTAAATGCATTTTAAAACTTGAAGTTCCTTCACATTTGGTTGCTGCGATTTCTCCACATAATCCCATTGCACAAATTGCAGTAACTGTTGCCTCTATTACCTGATTTGGATTAGCTCCACAATATGCTCCAATCACCGCAGTTAACATACAGCCTGCCCCTGTAATTTTAGACATTAACGGATGCCCATTTCGAATCATAAAAACTTGGTTTATATCTACTACTAAATCAATAACACCACTGATGGCAATCACAGCACCTGTTTTTTCACTTAATGTTCTCGCCATTTCGATTACTGAATCTATGTTTTTATCAGTGACTAAATCGGCTGCACTAGCATCTACCCCAAGTGTCTGACCTGTTCCAGCCGCTAACGTCTTAATCTCAGAAATATTCCCACGAATAACTGAGAACTTCACCTCTTTAATCAATCGTTCGACTGTTTCAGTCCGAAGTGTCGATGCTCCAGCCCCAACTGGATCTAAAATAACCGGATGATTTAATTGATTTGCTTTTTTACCAGCCGTAATCATTGCCTCAATTGTACGCGAATTTAAAGTTCCAATATTAATGACAAGACTTTGACAGATCGTCGTAATCTCTTCAACTTCAGTCATTTCATCTGCCATGATTGGAGATCCACCACAAGCTAAAATAATATTGGCACAGTCATTAACGGTCACATAATTCGTGATATTGTGTACAAGTGGTGTTTGGTTTTGAACATTCTTTACGATTTTTTTTAACATTAAAATTCCCCCCATCATCAAAAAAGGGATGGACCATAGGCCCATCCCTTACATCAAAACGATATACGTTAAAATTCCAGTACATTCCCTACG is a window of Turicibacter sanguinis DNA encoding:
- a CDS encoding AEC family transporter — encoded protein: MENLILSLNVVLPLFLMIVLGYVLKVLKIWDTHTINGMNTVVFKVFLPLLLFINVYQTDIAGVFNLKLMLFAIFSVILIFLITWGIICLIEKENPKRGVLIQAIFRSNFVIFGIPIATSLCGAESTGAAALLVAVIVPLFNILAVITLETFRGSRIHVRKILRGIVTNPLIIGSLLGLLFLAIGIKLTSAIEKTISDLSKVTTPLALVILGASFTFSSVRGNLRNLCIGLLGKLVLAPVIFLPLAIMFDLKGTSLAILLAIFGSPPAVSSFSMAKQMDGDADLAGQLVVFGSMFSVLTMFIWIFILKEGQFI
- a CDS encoding LysM peptidoglycan-binding domain-containing protein — translated: MKKWMVSIVVMVSVILGSDIKALALSPSSDLKYNGIDVSEWQGDIDFEAVKESGVEVVYIRSSEGFDYVDQQFEANAKKANEAGLKVGFYHYVTAMSVEEAKNQASFFVSLVEDYSYDCRLAMDFESFGLLNNEEINEVGLAFIQEVEALSGKEVVVYSDSYNAINIWNDEIASYPLWVADYGGSEPQDNGKWSNWVGFQYSDAGEVNGIETNSVDLDYFTDGIFLSSVEVSKPEIPSQPQTTVDYVVKAGDTLWAIANKYGTTVSELVKLNDISNPNVIYVGEVLQMPGESSGVEATEYTVKAGDTLWGIANKYGTTVSELVKLNDISNPNVIYVGEVLQISGESSGVEATEYTVKAGDTLWAIAAKYGTTVSELVKLNDISNPNVIYVGEVLQMPGELSGVEATEYTVKAGDTLWAIATKYGTTVSELVKLNGITNPNMIYVGKALYLN
- the thiM gene encoding hydroxyethylthiazole kinase, whose translation is MLKKIVKNVQNQTPLVHNITNYVTVNDCANIILACGGSPIMADEMTEVEEITTICQSLVINIGTLNSRTIEAMITAGKKANQLNHPVILDPVGAGASTLRTETVERLIKEVKFSVIRGNISEIKTLAAGTGQTLGVDASAADLVTDKNIDSVIEMARTLSEKTGAVIAISGVIDLVVDINQVFMIRNGHPLMSKITGAGCMLTAVIGAYCGANPNQVIEATVTAICAMGLCGEIAATKCEGTSSFKMHLIDAMSTLNETILEGGMKIETK
- the thiD gene encoding bifunctional hydroxymethylpyrimidine kinase/phosphomethylpyrimidine kinase, encoding MKKVLSIAGSDCSGGAGIQADLKTFCAHGVYGMSAITALTAQNTLGVTMVEEVSPEMVRAQLDAIFTDIVPDSVKIGMVSSSVIIEAIVEKLMEYPAVSIVLDPVMVSTSGSRLLNEEAMSVLIKKLMPLATMITPNLQEAECLCGFNIQSKEEMVLAAKKIASFYKGHILIKGGHLDDCADDLLYVDGEVTWFLGEQIENPNTHGTGCTLSSAITSNLALGYDVQTSVKNAKLYITKALKANLDLGHGRGPLNHLV
- the thiE gene encoding thiamine phosphate synthase, translated to MKLNKQDLSLYLVTDRHWTKDQSLVEQVEAGLKGGVTMVQLREKNLSDEEFLLKALELKELTTTYKVPFMINDNVWVAIQSDADGIHIGQDDLPADEVRKLVGEEKILGVSVQTVEQAQIAKRQGADYLGVGAVFSTDTKKDAKHVPLQVLKEICEAVNLPVVAIGGIDEDNVDELTGSGICGVAVVSAILASDDITQAAKNLKRDWVL
- a CDS encoding YbhB/YbcL family Raf kinase inhibitor-like protein, whose amino-acid sequence is MKVTSTGIIDGIIADEYGAKGTQFNENEMPLYSLPLKIEDAPQGTKSFAIVMEDKDAVPVCGFSWIHWLVANLTRDELLAGESQTATDFIQGVNSWISIQGDNQSIEASSYYGGMAPPNAPHLYETHVYALDTLLDLKPGFYMNELYRAMDGHILDCFTLKGEYSN
- a CDS encoding GGDEF domain-containing protein, which codes for MQRILFVLLLLGTLVGIGIHHKETTESLELSEFIENLDHQLMSLTPDVLVSYEKEVIERLDDSKNRNELKKAYSYLAYVNFYQGEYEESNNYFVKELSIGKNQPEEVEAIVLMGISKNYLYLENNPKSDEYFEYAKSFAIESENDQLLSLIYQMRAKDYINLLVNTDQAVQLLQESIELSSDVYQNIMSCLILKNLYLGTLQIDLSNQYALKAITLAQTYGYEDLLSCGISSLVINEYVNESYTNVISIYEDLIVARQEEIPFYMFGPYIYSIANEHGIEKALELIEDERVNSVLEESEYEEGYKSLIRAKLYIEDGQKEKALEQLLAAEFEAEGNYEIQSLNVFKNKLYGDIKFEGQELLDFYTDFYEEVMKGDIDSVLRILLLKDIIQKNLELENYEQAFYFASQIPTPLKSESLIQINLIEENLKNTMSDKVDDKNPSLIIGRWILVGGLLATILFVCYNKKRKSLRSKKQDLPDKEMEALTLQQLYDQCSEKYPNGSVFVVDLDNFKKFNETYGYIAGDQVIEQVFELIKSEFKEGLLTRHNGQQFIIVTQDDKMRAAQRAQQLIDKTYALNIEHVTNLRDLRMTLSVGIVCGNLDSSINLDKYLKKAQDLVLISKEKGKNRLTI
- a CDS encoding helix-turn-helix domain-containing protein, yielding MEHHQLGTQIATLRKRRGMSQEELANQLCVTRQAISNWERGMTQPDLEMLMKLAAIFETDLDGLMGIKSDIKEEPVELNLKPMKWMYLTQLFSLIGYFVFVVLSPRYEVSGILIILLTFLMMATSIYFVFTHGIKTGDYTLVAGYDKRVHYHDSSLKKMAYITEFYCLFTTLSYSLIYIILSLMQLEISWLFMLLIVVFMIQFIGGILLINVKYRQEIFVEPSEQEEARVGMWIVLVFVSSIMIMVIATIVTQLAFNISNNTVEAGQLVLFILPYIFLNMVGLFLEQNRVKKAVKEQRAYRPDRMTYLIILACLILLVGMIYTGYQTTLR